The following proteins come from a genomic window of Methanosarcina sp. MTP4:
- a CDS encoding ABC transporter substrate-binding protein produces the protein MLISVFFSGCVDSDKAEASSLNDSEVAGEDLSSGKSGNLRAVMIFGPDESLDPAYKWVGWYVREAGIYETLFAYDSDMNLKPELAEGYERLNDTAWQIDLRPGVRFHDGTPLNAEAVVYSINRALDPENVRHTEYDFIESVSAPEDLKVLIRTKEPYAPTIASLSDPLLSIVSPKAEDLTHKPVGTGPFKFESYEDGLRLSVLRNEAYWRGDVKLESVTIDYVSDPLTRSFKLQADDCDLVRGVPATESGLISKSPDLEVPSKETLRLCFMYVNTNKAPLGDVSVRQALNYAIDRDQVVSAALEGAGGPAKGVFPSTLPWSANEKLESYDYSPEKAKEMLSEAGISDTDGDGWLEYGGKPFELSIRTYEKRAELKPTAEVIASQFEKIGIKTEVIVLETGALSADTSDGNYDLSLYAWNVAPAGDPDYFLSYHFESTGVQAAWTGYSDSEVDEWIKEARESTSPEERQEYYDLVQARVLADSPEIFVFYYKELDGINTRVKGYEIYPNDISFITKDIYIEE, from the coding sequence GTGCTGATATCAGTGTTTTTTTCCGGCTGTGTCGATTCCGATAAGGCTGAAGCATCTTCACTTAATGATTCAGAGGTAGCTGGAGAAGACCTTTCCTCCGGAAAGAGTGGAAACCTTCGGGCTGTTATGATTTTCGGACCGGATGAGTCCCTTGACCCTGCTTACAAATGGGTGGGTTGGTACGTCCGGGAAGCCGGGATATATGAGACCCTCTTTGCTTATGATTCCGATATGAACCTCAAGCCTGAACTTGCGGAAGGCTACGAAAGGCTCAATGATACCGCCTGGCAAATCGACCTGAGGCCGGGGGTACGGTTCCATGACGGAACTCCCCTTAATGCCGAAGCGGTGGTATATTCGATAAACAGGGCCCTGGACCCTGAAAACGTCAGGCATACTGAGTATGATTTTATCGAATCGGTATCAGCCCCGGAAGACCTGAAGGTCCTCATCAGGACGAAAGAACCTTATGCACCGACCATTGCAAGCCTATCCGACCCCCTGCTTTCAATTGTAAGCCCGAAAGCAGAAGACCTTACCCATAAACCCGTGGGGACGGGGCCTTTTAAGTTTGAAAGCTACGAAGACGGCCTCAGACTATCGGTTTTGCGAAACGAGGCATACTGGAGGGGGGATGTTAAGCTTGAAAGTGTGACCATTGACTACGTTTCCGATCCTCTTACAAGGTCGTTCAAACTCCAGGCAGACGACTGCGACCTTGTCCGGGGTGTCCCGGCCACGGAATCCGGACTTATCAGCAAAAGCCCGGACCTTGAAGTCCCGAGTAAGGAAACCCTGAGACTCTGTTTTATGTATGTCAATACAAACAAAGCACCCCTTGGCGATGTGAGTGTCAGGCAGGCCCTTAATTATGCAATCGACCGTGACCAGGTTGTAAGCGCTGCTCTCGAGGGGGCAGGGGGGCCTGCAAAGGGAGTGTTCCCGTCAACTCTTCCCTGGTCAGCCAATGAAAAGCTCGAAAGCTACGATTATTCCCCCGAAAAAGCAAAGGAAATGCTTTCAGAGGCAGGAATTTCCGATACTGACGGAGACGGCTGGCTTGAATATGGAGGAAAGCCGTTCGAACTTTCCATCCGCACCTATGAAAAAAGGGCTGAGCTTAAACCCACGGCTGAAGTCATAGCCTCCCAGTTTGAGAAAATCGGCATCAAAACCGAGGTAATTGTCCTTGAAACAGGGGCTTTGAGCGCAGACACCAGTGATGGGAACTATGACCTTTCCCTTTATGCCTGGAACGTTGCGCCTGCCGGAGACCCCGACTATTTCCTCTCCTACCACTTTGAGTCCACCGGCGTACAGGCAGCCTGGACAGGGTACTCTGACAGTGAGGTTGACGAATGGATCAAAGAAGCTAGGGAAAGCACGAGCCCTGAGGAAAGGCAGGAATACTACGACCTCGTCCAGGCCCGGGTCCTTGCCGACTCTCCGGAAATATTTGTATTTTACTATAAGGAACTTGATGGAATAAACACACGGGTAAAAGGATATGAGATTTACCCTAATGACATTTCCTTCATAACGAAGGACATCTACATTGAAGAATAA